The following proteins are co-located in the Armatimonadota bacterium genome:
- a CDS encoding ATP-grasp domain-containing protein, giving the protein MADKSKSKSILCLTSYEKGFEFLRECRRQGYSVMLLTGESLRHSPWPMDAIDDIFFLPDPNKEWNLRDMVKAVSYLSRSVKIDRIVALDDFDVEKAALLREHLRIPGMGETTARNFRDKLAMRGRAKDAGIPVPPFSAVFNDGEVNAFAQSVPAPWVIKPRLQANAIGIKKVGNIDELWHVLHSLGDTRDEFLIEKYIPGKICHVDSVIVEGKVTFACASEYGTPPMEVFHGGRVFTTRTVMPASELETNLLAVNQKIMTGLGLKYGVSHTEFIVGDDGVVYFLETSARVGGANIAELVEFSTGVNLWVEWAKLECAENPKKVKTKRTAKNHGALLATLAQQTHPDMSRYNDPEVKWKLDKKQHAGLILASPDYDRTTELLDSYLKRFYQDFFASLPAAESASQMG; this is encoded by the coding sequence ATGGCAGACAAATCCAAATCTAAATCCATTCTTTGCTTGACGAGTTATGAAAAAGGGTTCGAATTCCTAAGAGAATGTCGCCGCCAAGGCTATAGTGTGATGCTGTTGACCGGCGAGAGCTTGCGCCATTCTCCTTGGCCGATGGATGCGATCGACGACATCTTCTTCTTGCCAGATCCGAACAAGGAATGGAACCTTCGCGACATGGTCAAAGCAGTGAGCTACTTGTCCCGATCAGTAAAGATTGATCGCATCGTAGCTCTGGATGATTTTGATGTCGAAAAGGCAGCATTGCTGCGCGAGCACCTTCGAATTCCAGGAATGGGTGAGACCACCGCGCGAAACTTCAGGGACAAGCTAGCGATGCGGGGCCGCGCAAAGGATGCCGGAATCCCTGTTCCCCCATTTAGCGCCGTTTTTAACGATGGCGAAGTCAACGCATTTGCGCAATCTGTACCGGCGCCGTGGGTGATCAAACCCAGGCTGCAGGCGAACGCAATCGGCATCAAAAAGGTCGGGAATATTGATGAGCTGTGGCATGTGCTGCATTCGTTGGGTGATACTCGCGACGAATTCCTGATCGAAAAATATATCCCCGGAAAAATTTGCCACGTCGACAGCGTGATCGTCGAGGGCAAGGTGACTTTCGCCTGTGCAAGCGAATATGGGACTCCTCCGATGGAAGTTTTTCATGGTGGACGTGTATTTACAACACGAACGGTGATGCCGGCATCAGAATTGGAAACGAATCTTCTTGCCGTCAATCAAAAAATCATGACTGGCCTCGGCTTGAAGTATGGGGTTTCTCACACCGAGTTCATCGTCGGAGATGACGGAGTGGTGTACTTCCTCGAAACCTCTGCCAGAGTCGGCGGGGCAAACATCGCCGAACTTGTCGAATTTAGCACTGGCGTCAACCTCTGGGTCGAATGGGCCAAGCTCGAATGCGCGGAAAATCCGAAGAAGGTGAAAACCAAGCGGACCGCAAAGAACCATGGAGCTCTGCTTGCCACCCTAGCGCAACAGACTCATCCGGACATGAGCCGCTACAACGATCCGGAGGTGAAGTGGAAGCTCGATAAGAAGCAACATGCCGGGCTCATCCTCGCATCACCTGACTATGACCGCACGACAGAATTGCTGGATAGCTATCTAAAGCGGTTCTATCAGGACTTCTTTGCATCGCTGCCCGCCGCCGAAAGCGCCAGTCAGATGGGTTGA
- a CDS encoding ankyrin repeat domain-containing protein, giving the protein MSLEELIRLGDPAALESALENDPELANQMVNGVSGLLTALYYRRADLAGLIQVKKSNLSIYESAALGALDELKASTFADNIDAPQGDGFNALQLASFFGQQEAVNFLLDHGANPNLKAENAIGSAPIHAALASGYVGIARTLASRGADVNLLGGQGFSVLHYCAELGDAQLAAEFLEQGADPRALTDEGLSASDLGRQVGHDEVSKVIDAWIQPI; this is encoded by the coding sequence ATGAGTCTCGAAGAACTCATCCGGTTAGGTGACCCGGCGGCATTGGAGTCTGCTCTAGAGAACGATCCTGAGCTTGCTAACCAAATGGTGAATGGAGTGAGCGGCCTGTTGACGGCGCTGTACTACCGGCGAGCCGATTTGGCTGGGTTAATCCAGGTGAAGAAGTCCAACTTATCCATATACGAATCAGCAGCCTTGGGGGCATTGGATGAGTTGAAGGCTTCCACCTTCGCAGACAACATTGACGCTCCGCAAGGTGACGGGTTCAACGCTCTCCAATTGGCTTCCTTTTTCGGGCAGCAGGAGGCCGTGAATTTTCTGCTTGACCATGGCGCAAATCCCAACTTGAAGGCAGAAAATGCCATCGGATCCGCGCCAATTCATGCTGCTTTGGCCAGCGGTTATGTAGGCATTGCTCGCACACTGGCATCGAGAGGAGCCGACGTCAATCTCTTGGGAGGACAAGGATTCTCCGTTTTGCACTATTGCGCCGAACTTGGGGATGCCCAGTTAGCCGCAGAATTCCTTGAACAGGGCGCGGACCCACGAGCGCTTACCGATGAAGGTCTATCGGCAAGCGACTTGGGGCGACAAGTCGGTCACGATGAAGTTTCCAAAGTGATCGACGCCTGGATTCAACCCATCTGA